The segment AGGTCGAGGGCCGGCCGTTCGCGGGCATCCGCTACCTGTCCGCCGACGGCACCCGCCGCGCCGAGGCCCGGTTCCGGGCCGGCCACGGCCTGGGGGTGCGCCGCACCGCCCTGCACGCCGCGCTCGCCGCCCGCGCCGACCGGCTCGGCGTCCCGCGCCTGGCGACCCGTTCCGCAGGGCTGGTCCTCACCGAACACGCGGTCACCGTGGGCGACTTGACCGGCCGCCACCTGGTCGCGGCGGACGGCCTGCACTCCCCCGTCCGGCGCGCCCTGGGCCTGCACCGGCCCGCCCCCGCCGGGCGGCCGGCCCGGTACGGGCAGCGGCGGCACTTCGCGCTGGAGCCGTGGAGCGACCTGGTCGAGGTGTACTGGTCGCGGCACGCGGAGGCGTACGTCACGCCGGTCGGGGACGGCACGGTCGGGGTCGCCGTGCTGAGCGGCGAGCGGCTCCCGTTCGACCGCCAACTCTCGGCGTTCCCGGCCCTGTTGGCGCGACTCGGCGACGCGCCCCCGGTCGGCCCGGTGCGCGGCGCGGGGCCGCTGCGCCAGCGGGCCGGCGCCCGGGTGCACGGCCGGGTGCTGCTGGTCGGCGACGCGGCCGGCTACCTGGACGCCCTCACCGGCGAGGGCGTCGCACTCGCCCTGGCCTCCGCCGAGGCCGCCGTCCGCTGCCTGGCCGCCGGCCGCCCCGCCGCCTACGAACGGGCCTGGCGGCGCACCACCCGCCCCTACCGCCTGCTCACCGCCGCCCTGCTCACCGCCCGCCACCAGCCCTGGCTGGGCCCGCGGATCGTCCCGCTCGCCGCCGCCCTGCCCCCCGCCTTCCGCACCGCCGTCGACCTGCTGGCCCGCTGACGCCCCCGACGCGTCGGCTCAGCGCCGCGCCCGCGGCAGCATCGGCTGCGGCCCGGGCGACAGCACCAGCCGGGGCACCGGGCGCACCGGCCCGGGGGCGGCCGGGCGCAGCCGCCAGCGGGCGGCGACGGTGGCCAGGGCGAGGACGGCCTCGGCGAGGCCGAAGCGGTCGCCGAGGCACTTGGTCGCGCCGAAGCCGAACGGCAGGTAGCCGCCCCGGGGCATGCCGCCGTCCGCGAACCGGTCCGGGTCGAACTCCTGTGGCCGGGGGAAGAGTTCGGGGCGGCGCTGGAGCAGGTAGAGGCAGCAGACCACCAGGGCCCCGGCGGGCAGCTCGGCGCCGTCCAGTTCGACGGGGCGGGTGGTGGTGCGGCTGATCGCCCAGGCGGGCGGGTAGAGCCGCAGCGCCTCGTCGATCACCCGTGCCGCGTACGGCAGTCGGGGCAGGTCCGACCACTCGGCGGGCCGGCCGTCCGGCAGGACGGCGTCCACCTCGGCGTGCAACTTCCGTTCCACCTCGGGGTGTTCGGCGACCAGTCGGAGCGACCAGGCCAGCGCGGAGGAGGTGGTCTCGGCTCCGGCGAGCACCAGGGTGGCTACCTGGTCGGCGAGTTCGTCCTCGGCCAGCGGCCGCCCGTGCTCGTCGCGGGCCGCCAGCAGCAGGGCCAGCACGTCGCCCCGGTCGATGCCGCGGGCCCGGTGGTCGGCGATGATCGCGGCCACGCCGGAGCGCCACGTAGCCAGCGCCCGGCGGTAGTTCCGCCGGGCGGGGGTGGGCAGCAGGTCGGCGGCGGGCAGCACCACCCGCAGGTAGATCCCGCGCAGCAGGACGTCCAGCGCCGCCCGCAGGGCCTCGGCGGCGGGCGGTTCCAGCCCGGCGGAGAACAGCGTCCGGACGGCGACGGCGGTGGTGAGCCGGAACGCCTCGCGGGTGACGTCGACGGCCCGCCCGGGCCGCCAGCCGGCCAGCAGCGCGGCGGTCTCGGCCGTCATCGCCCCGGCGTAGTGCGGCAGCAGCCCGGGCCGGAAGGCCGGCTGCACGATCCGGCGCAGCCGCGGGTGGTCGGCGTGCGGGCAGGACGCCAGCCCGTTGCCGAGGAACGCCCGGATCTTCCCGTACAGCGGCCCGGTCCGGTCGTAGCCCGTCCGGTCGGTGAGCACCCGCCGCACCGCCTCCGGCCCGCTGGCCACGTACATCTCGCGCGGCCCGACCCGGATCCGCACCAGGTCGCCGTGCGCGGGCAGGGTGTCGAGGAAGGCGAGCGGCCGCGAGAGCAGCGCCGGCAGGTGGCCGAGCAGCGGCAGGCCGCCGGGGGCGAGGGCGGGGCGGTTGGCGTGCACGGGCGACCACGATACGTGTCCGTCCGGGCGCGTGCGGTGACGCCGCCGGGACGTTGCCCGCCGGACGCGGGACACTGGAGGCATGAGCGAGTCCGGAGACATATTCCGCCCGCCGGTCGTGGTCCGCCCGCCGACCCGCGGGGAACGGCCGTACCGGCGGGTGGAGATCTACGGACGGACGGTCGGCCGGGCGCACGGCCCCGCCGACGTGGTCGAGCTGATCCGGCACGCGGGCGTCGCCGAACCGGACCTGGACGATCCGGACCTGGTGGCGTGGCGCGGCGGCGACCGCACGGTCTGGACGCACCCGCCGGACGGGGACGGCTGACCGGCGCCGCAGTGGGGGTGGCCACCGGGCAGCGGGCAGCGGAGGGCGCCCCCGGCTGGCCCGCCCCTGTCGGGGACGGGCGGCCGAGACCGGCACGCACCGCGGGAAGGGCTCAGGCGGTCAGGCGGTCAGGCGGTCAGGCGGTCAGGCTGAGGACGGGGGCCGCGGGGACGAGGAGGGAGGCGATCAGGTCGGCCAGTCGGAGGGACTGGGAGGGGTTGAGGCGGGGGTCGCACGAGCTGCGATAGCGGCGTCCGAGCCAGTCGTCGTCGAGGTCCGCGTCCACGCACTCGGTGACGTCGTCCCCGGAGAGTTCCAGGTGGACACCGCCGGGAGGGGTGCCGGTCTCCCGGCAGGCCGCGAAGAACCCGGTCAGTTCCTCCTGGATCGCGCGCATGCTGCGGGTCTTCACCCCGCCCGGGCTGGTGACCCCGTTGCCGTGCATGGGGTCGCTGACGAAGCGGTCGGCCAGGCCCTCGGCGGAGGCCGCCGCGAGCAGTTCCCGGGTGCGTTCGTAGGCCAGGGCCCGGCCCATCCGGAGGACGAAGGTGAGTCGGCCGGAGACGTTGGCCGGGTTGAGGACCGTGTGCAGGGCGAGGAGTTCGTCCGGGGTGCAGCCGGGGCCGATCTTGACGCCGATCGGATTCGCGATGCCGGCGGCGAATCCGATGTGCGGGCCGGTGAGGGACCGGGTGCGCTCACCGATCCACAGCAGGTGGCCGGAGTGGGACCAGCGGGCACCGTCGACCGGCGAGGTGCGGACCTGCGGGAGTTCGTAGTCGAGGAGCAGGGCCTCGTGGGAGGTGTAGACCCCCGAACCGGCCAGGAAGGACAGGGTCTTGGCCGACTCGCGGTAGGCGCGCAGCAGGTTCTTCGGGTCGGGGGTGCGGCCGTCCCTGGTGAAAGCGGTGGCGTTGACGGCGTCGCCCAGGTAGGAGGGCAGGGAGGTGGTGCCGCGCCGTTCGACGGATGACGAGCGCGGCTTGGCGTACTGGCCGGCGATCCGCCCGACGGTGACGACCCGCGCCCTGGCGCCCTGGGCGATCCGCTCGGACATGGCGCGCAGCAGGTCGACGCGGTTGCGGACGGAGCGGGGGGTGTTGTCGGCGAAGGTCTCGGCGCAGTCACCGCCCTGGAGCAGGAACGACGGGCCGGCGAGTTCGGTGCGCAGCGCGCGGGCTTCCGCCATCGGGACGAGCGGGTCAGCGTGGGCGAGGACCCGCCGGACCCGAACCGTCTCCCGGGGGTCGGGCCAGCGGGGTTGGTGGTCGGCGGGTGCGGTGACCGGTGGCGCCCCGGCCCCGGCGGCGGTGCTCACCAGGCGCGGGTTGAACACCTCGTGCACGAGGACCGTGGTGCGGTCCGAGAAGGCGATCTCGTAGACGCGGCCGGGAGCGCCGGCGGGGAACAGGCCGAAGCGTTCGACGGTGAGGCCGGCCGCGAAGATGCGGCGGCGTTCGTACAGCCCCAGGCCGTGCGTGTGCAGGCCGAAGGGGGTGTCGTCCCGGGGGATGACGTGGGCGGCGTCGGTCTCGCGGAAGGTGATCAGGTTCTCGCTGACCACGGTGCCCGCGCGGTCCCGCAGGCGGGAGCGGCGGATCCGCAGGTCCGGGTGCGGGCCGGGGCCGAAGACCTCGGCGAGGTGGCCGGAGGCCCGTACGGCGGCCGGGTCGAGGTCGGGCAGCACCTCGGCGGAGAGCGGGGAGTCCATGAGTGACTGCAGCAGCACGGTCGTGGAGCCTTCGTTGCGCAGCATCATGCGGGTCGCCGACGGCAGCGCGAGGGCCTCGGCAAATTCGGGATACGCGGACAATCGAAACACCCTTGGGTCGTGGCGGTCTCGTGGCGTGGACGGTGAGTGGGCCGGTGCGGGCGCGGCGGCGCGTACGGCCGGTGCGGGCAGCGGGCCGGTGCGGGCAGCGGCGGGCCGGGTCAGTGCGCTTCGGCGGGTTCGCGGTTGGCGGCGGCCTCGGCGACCACCTGGCCGATCAGCTTCGCGGCCGCCTCGGCCCCGTTGCCCGTCGGTGCGATGGCCCGGGACGCCTCCGCCGCCCGGCCGCGGAAGGTCTCCGGCTCGTCGAAGGCCGTGCGCAGGATGGCGAACAGGGTGTCGGCGTCGGGCTCGGTGGCCGTGGTGTACCCGAGGTGGTCGAGCCGGGTCATGGCCTCCCGCTCGTGGTACTCGTCCCGGCCGCTCAGCACGTAGGCGACCGGGGCGTCCATCACGGCGAGTTCGGTGACCGAGAGCCAGCCGGGGGGCGAGAGGACGGCCTTGGCGTGCTTGACCAGGGAGTGCCAGTCGGAGACGTAGTCGAGGAAGACCACTCCGTCGACCTCTTCGGTGAACGTCTGGCGGCCGATCACGACGAGTCGGGCGCTCGGGTGGTCGGTGCGCAGCTTCTCGAAGGCGGTGAGGTACTCCCGGAGCAGCCGTTCCTTGTTCTCGGTGAACATGGTGGTGCCACCGAAGCCGACGACGGCGTACTCGGCGCCGTGCAGACCGAAGCGGGCGTCGATCTCCGCGCGCGGCGCCGGGTCGGCGGCGCATTCGTCGCGGACGATCGGGCCGACGACGTGGCCGTTGCCGGCCGCGATGGCCTCCAGCACCGGGGTGCCCCGGTCGAGTTCGGGGACGCTGGGCTTGTCGGTGAGGACGGCGCGGGCCCGGCGGGTCACCCAGGTGAAGAGCGTGGTGAGGGAGGTCCGGATGGCGTCGATCTCCTCGGGGTCGTCGAGGACGAAGCCGGCCTCCAGCAGGGTGGCGTTGCTGATCTGGCCGAGGGTGAAGTCGTAGCGCTCGGTGACCAGGACGTAGGGGACGCCGGAGACCTCGGCGGCCAGGCACGCGGCGACGTTGAAGTCGCTGACCACGACGTCGGGCCGGATCGAGCCGATCAGCGCGACCGCGGCGAGCATCCGGTCGCCGCTGATGAACGTGCGGTCGAGGTAGCCCGTGACGTAGGAGCTCCAGTCGAAACTTCTGGTGAGCTGCGAGGTGTTGGCGTGGTCCCGCTGCTCGGAGGCGGTGTGCACGTGCACGCCGAGTTCCTCGAACATCGGGGTGAACAGCGGGCCCTTGGAGCCGAGGTGCACGTGCTGCTCCGACCCGGGGAACAGGGTCCGCAGCTTCGCGGCCACGGCGAGGGCCCGCATGTTGTGACCCGTGCCGGTCTCGGCCGGCAGGTGGAGGACCTTCATCTTGACGCCTTTCGAGGAGTGTGGGGACGTACGGGGTACGGGCGGGTGGGGGTGCGGGGGCGGGCGGTTCAGGCGCCCGCCAGCTCCATCACGTACCGTCCGTAGCCGGACGAGGGGGAGAGTTCCTTGCCGAGCAGGGCCAGTCGCTCGCGGTCGATGTAGCCCATCCGGTAGGCGACTTCCTCCAGGCAGGAGATCCGGATGCCCTGGCGCTTCTCCAGCGCCTGCACGAACACCGCGGCCTCCAGCAGGCTGTCGTGGGTGCCGGTGTCGAACCAGGCCGAGCCGCGCTCCAGAGTGACCAGGCGGGCCCGGTGCTCGCGGACGTAGGTGAGGTTGAGGTCGGTGATCTCCAGCTCGCCGCGGTCGGAGGGGGCGAGTTCGGCGGCCCGGCGGCTCGCGTCCGCGTCGTACATGTACAGGCCGGTGACGGCGAGGTCGGAGTCGGGGGCGGTGGGTTTCTCCACCAGGGTGAGGATCCGGCCCGACCCGTCGACGGTGGCCACTCCGTACCGCTCCGGGTCGCCGACCCGATGGCCGAAGAGGGTGCAGCCGTCGAGGCGGGCGGCCTCGGCGCGGAGCAGGTCGGGCAGCCGGTGCCCGTGGAAGATGTTGTCGCCGAGGATGAGGCAGACGTCCCGGCCGTCGGTGAACGGGGCGCCGATGACGAGGGCTTCGGCGATGCCGCCCGGTCTCCGCTGGACGGCGTAGGCGATCGAGATGCCGAGGCGTTCGCCGTCGCCGAGCAGCGCCCGGTAGCTGCCGAGGTGCTCGGGGCTCGAGATGACGAGGACCTCGGTGATGCCGGCCTGCATGAGCACGGAGAGCGGGTAGTAGATCATCGGCTTGTCGTAGACCGGGAGCAACTGCTTGGAGTGCACGTCGGTGAGTGGGCGCAGGCGGGTGCCGGAGCCGCCCGCGAGGATGATGCCTCGCAATGGTCTCCCCTTCGGGGTTCTTGGTGCGGGTCACCGGCTCCGTCGGACGCCGGGCCCCGGGCGGGTGCGGTGGGGCGGTCGGCCGGCGGCGCTCGGGCTCAGGCCGACGGCGCGGACGCCGCGGTGACGGGCAGCAGCGGCCGCCACCAGTCGGGGTGCTCCCGGTACCAGGCGATGGTTTGGGCGAGGCCGTCCTCGAAGGCGACTTCGGGGCGGTAGCCGAGGGCGCGCAGCTTGGAGTCGTCCAGCGCGTAGCGGCGGTCGTGGCCCTTGCGGTCGGCGACCTGGCGGACGGCGGACCAGTCGGCGCCGCAGGCGTCGAGGATCAGCCCGGTGAGGCTGCGGTTGTCCAGTTCCCGGCCGCCGCCGATGTTGTAGACCTCTCCGGGCCCGCCCTCGGCGAGGACGAGG is part of the Kitasatospora setae KM-6054 genome and harbors:
- a CDS encoding NAD(P)/FAD-dependent oxidoreductase gives rise to the protein MIDLLVVGGGPAGLATAIHAARAGLSATVLEPRATPIDKACGEGLMPGAVRALERLGVEVEGRPFAGIRYLSADGTRRAEARFRAGHGLGVRRTALHAALAARADRLGVPRLATRSAGLVLTEHAVTVGDLTGRHLVAADGLHSPVRRALGLHRPAPAGRPARYGQRRHFALEPWSDLVEVYWSRHAEAYVTPVGDGTVGVAVLSGERLPFDRQLSAFPALLARLGDAPPVGPVRGAGPLRQRAGARVHGRVLLVGDAAGYLDALTGEGVALALASAEAAVRCLAAGRPAAYERAWRRTTRPYRLLTAALLTARHQPWLGPRIVPLAAALPPAFRTAVDLLAR
- a CDS encoding cytochrome P450; protein product: MHANRPALAPGGLPLLGHLPALLSRPLAFLDTLPAHGDLVRIRVGPREMYVASGPEAVRRVLTDRTGYDRTGPLYGKIRAFLGNGLASCPHADHPRLRRIVQPAFRPGLLPHYAGAMTAETAALLAGWRPGRAVDVTREAFRLTTAVAVRTLFSAGLEPPAAEALRAALDVLLRGIYLRVVLPAADLLPTPARRNYRRALATWRSGVAAIIADHRARGIDRGDVLALLLAARDEHGRPLAEDELADQVATLVLAGAETTSSALAWSLRLVAEHPEVERKLHAEVDAVLPDGRPAEWSDLPRLPYAARVIDEALRLYPPAWAISRTTTRPVELDGAELPAGALVVCCLYLLQRRPELFPRPQEFDPDRFADGGMPRGGYLPFGFGATKCLGDRFGLAEAVLALATVAARWRLRPAAPGPVRPVPRLVLSPGPQPMLPRARR
- a CDS encoding 3-deoxy-7-phosphoheptulonate synthase, producing the protein MMLRNEGSTTVLLQSLMDSPLSAEVLPDLDPAAVRASGHLAEVFGPGPHPDLRIRRSRLRDRAGTVVSENLITFRETDAAHVIPRDDTPFGLHTHGLGLYERRRIFAAGLTVERFGLFPAGAPGRVYEIAFSDRTTVLVHEVFNPRLVSTAAGAGAPPVTAPADHQPRWPDPRETVRVRRVLAHADPLVPMAEARALRTELAGPSFLLQGGDCAETFADNTPRSVRNRVDLLRAMSERIAQGARARVVTVGRIAGQYAKPRSSSVERRGTTSLPSYLGDAVNATAFTRDGRTPDPKNLLRAYRESAKTLSFLAGSGVYTSHEALLLDYELPQVRTSPVDGARWSHSGHLLWIGERTRSLTGPHIGFAAGIANPIGVKIGPGCTPDELLALHTVLNPANVSGRLTFVLRMGRALAYERTRELLAAASAEGLADRFVSDPMHGNGVTSPGGVKTRSMRAIQEELTGFFAACRETGTPPGGVHLELSGDDVTECVDADLDDDWLGRRYRSSCDPRLNPSQSLRLADLIASLLVPAAPVLSLTA
- a CDS encoding glycosyltransferase family 28 protein — its product is MKVLHLPAETGTGHNMRALAVAAKLRTLFPGSEQHVHLGSKGPLFTPMFEELGVHVHTASEQRDHANTSQLTRSFDWSSYVTGYLDRTFISGDRMLAAVALIGSIRPDVVVSDFNVAACLAAEVSGVPYVLVTERYDFTLGQISNATLLEAGFVLDDPEEIDAIRTSLTTLFTWVTRRARAVLTDKPSVPELDRGTPVLEAIAAGNGHVVGPIVRDECAADPAPRAEIDARFGLHGAEYAVVGFGGTTMFTENKERLLREYLTAFEKLRTDHPSARLVVIGRQTFTEEVDGVVFLDYVSDWHSLVKHAKAVLSPPGWLSVTELAVMDAPVAYVLSGRDEYHEREAMTRLDHLGYTTATEPDADTLFAILRTAFDEPETFRGRAAEASRAIAPTGNGAEAAAKLIGQVVAEAAANREPAEAH
- the rfbA gene encoding glucose-1-phosphate thymidylyltransferase RfbA; translation: MRGIILAGGSGTRLRPLTDVHSKQLLPVYDKPMIYYPLSVLMQAGITEVLVISSPEHLGSYRALLGDGERLGISIAYAVQRRPGGIAEALVIGAPFTDGRDVCLILGDNIFHGHRLPDLLRAEAARLDGCTLFGHRVGDPERYGVATVDGSGRILTLVEKPTAPDSDLAVTGLYMYDADASRRAAELAPSDRGELEITDLNLTYVREHRARLVTLERGSAWFDTGTHDSLLEAAVFVQALEKRQGIRISCLEEVAYRMGYIDRERLALLGKELSPSSGYGRYVMELAGA